The Couchioplanes caeruleus nucleotide sequence AAACCGGTGAACAGCAGCGGCCGGGCACACGCCGTCAGCACCGTGGCGATCACGGCCAGCACCGCGGCGGTGGTGGCGAGGTCACCGGGGCCGACCGTGAGGATCGAACCGACGAGCAACGACGACAGGTCCCGGCTGAAGCCGTTCTGCGTGGCGACCAGCACCGCGCCGAGCGCGAACCCGCCCGACAGCATGACCCCGGTGGCCGCCGCCGCGTCCTGGCCGCGGCGGCGGCTGAGGGCGGCCACGCCCACGGCGACGGCCGCCCCGGCGGCCACCCCGCCGGCGTAGACGTTGACGCCGACGATGCCGGCCGCCACCACACCGGGAAAGGTGGCGTGGGTCAGCGCCATCGTGAAGAAGGACAGCCGGCGCAGCACCACGTGCACGCCGACCAGCGCGGCCAGCGCCCCGGCGAGGACGACCTCCGCGACGGCGCGGTGCAGCGCGTCATCCCACCAGTTCATGCGGCGAGGCCCTTCCGGTACGCGCCGGCCGCTGCCGCCGGCGACGCAGCAGGCCGACGGGCAGCAACGCCAGGTACGCCAGCACGAGCAGCAGCACGACGGCGGAGGCG carries:
- a CDS encoding metal ABC transporter permease, whose protein sequence is MNWWDDALHRAVAEVVLAGALAALVGVHVVLRRLSFFTMALTHATFPGVVAAGIVGVNVYAGGVAAGAAVAVGVAALSRRRGQDAAAATGVMLSGGFALGAVLVATQNGFSRDLSSLLVGSILTVGPGDLATTAAVLAVIATVLTACARPLLFTGFDPAGARAAGFATGAWDLVLLLTIQVAVVTIVPAVGTILALALIVAPAAAARLWSTRLPVITALAAAGGITAGLAGLYASSRWNVAAGASIALAATGLLLLSALLRRLSVRPRPRRAGS